AAAGCATAACAAATTTATTTAATCAAAATTTTACATGACACCAGTGACTTCAGAAATGAAGATGTAAATATCAGGAAAAACTGTCCATTTTTATGCTTGGAGTtgatgaagaaaaatgaagagtGATGTAGAAATGTGACTGGGTAATAAAGGGTATGACCTGATGGACACAGAGCAGGAAAACTCAGCAGGCCTGTTCAGCTTCTTGTTGGCCCGTGTGGTATTCCTGTTCTTGGGTTTGGGGCAGGAGCCCTCTGGAATGAGGGTCTCATGATTCACTGCCACAGGATTTCTTATGGCCGGCTCTTACACagaaagggtgtgtgtgtgtgtgtgtgtgtgtgtgtgtgtgtgtgtaggcttGAATAATATTTCTAAGTTTTTACAGCTGGCTTTGTGGAAGGATTCTAGTTTCTATGACCCATCTTAAAGGAGAGGAGTCTGGTTTTTATGACTCACTTTAGCAGTACGACAGGacaagagaaaggcagagagcctGGCTTCTGAAGCCTGTTCCCTTCAGTTCGAAGCACTTATTCAGCATGCCAAAGCATCATTCTTTGGAGTATTGTGATCCGAGCCCCCAACAAGATTACTGATGGTAGGAAAAGGGCTGGTTAACACCTTGCCAGTATTCAAAAAGACAGTGATTTTCTTTTTACTACTGTGTGCACTTCCACAGCGCTGTCCTGATCCCCCTCTTCACAGCAGTTCTCATAAAGCCCAAATTCCTAaccttggccttctgtggcccttTCTTCACCACGTGCTTCCTCATATGCTGCTCTACCTCAGGACACTCATCTTGTCCTGCACATACCAGGCTTTCTGACTTCCCAGTCTCTGGTCAAGCTACTTTGTTTGCCTCTGAAGCCTTTCCATAGCTCTTCACCCACTGAAACCCCATCTGTTCTCTGGGGCCTACTCAGATGTGCTCTCCATCCTGTTTCCCTTTTCTATATCCAATGTGCCCTACTGTAAAGTTTACTTGGCCTGCCTTCAACCAGTCAATTAATATGGGTCTGTCCCCCTGTGGGACTTCAAACTTGAAGTAGAGTTTGTATTTCTTTGGGATACATCATGCTCAGCTGATCTGCACTGAACAGAATACTTTCCATATCCTTTTCCTAACATAACCCAAACATATCCTCACCCCAATCCACAGACCGACCCTCTTGAATCTCACTAGTCTCATTCTTAACCCCATTTCTCAAACTGAAACCTAATGCGTCTTCCACTAATACTAACTCCTAGTTCCAGCTTGAGAGCAGGGATACACAATCTTGCAACTCCCCAGTGTTTCTCAGTAGGCACTGAGTCACCCCTGGGGGATCCCTGTGGCCCCTCCCAGCCCCCACAGTGGTGGACAGGATGCCTGCTACCTGGCACCAGGGGGTCAGAGGAAGCCAGGGCCTCTAGGGCTCAGTATTTTTATCAGCCTAGGAAACAAGAGACATAGAAACGGAAATCATGTGGTCAGAGAAAGTGAACAGCCCTCATCTCAGGGGAACCCCCATCAGGGCTGGGGGCCAGACACCAGGGAGGGATGCTGAAAAGAGGGAGGTCTGGGGATCCATGTGTCAGGGGTCATCTTGCTTTGGTTTTATATAACTCTTTCAGAGAAGATGATGATGTACTTAAAAACTAGAGATATCTGAATAGAAAAACAAATGTGGACACCAAAGTTCTCTCTCAATTGCCAGCTCAGGGACCCTAACCCCAACTCCCCCCAACTACAAACCTGGGCTCTTTGCATGCCACTTCCGAAATCTCCGGTCTGTGAGAGGAACCGGACGCCTGGGTTGCTCACAGTTCGAAGTCTCTTCTCTGAATCACAGCAGCTTCCTCTCACAGCATCTTTCTCACCAGCCTCTTCCCCTCCTGTCCCAGGACATTGGCCTGGTTCTCTAAAGCCCCAAGGCTCTCTAAAGCCTCTTGCTAACTTCAGGTTTTCTATCTTCTCCAGGGTCTCAGGCCCATCCCATGTCCCCAGTGTCTTCCTCTCCCTATCCTTTACCACTCTCCACTTGCATTCCTAGGATCTCTTGTGTAGACCTGGGCTTGGGCTTGAGTCCTGACGATTAAGTTTTTGACTGGAAAGATTTTCATGTGGACATGCACATACCAGTGCACATCTGTACTTTTTCCTTTCAGTCCTGCCCTTTCTTTCTTCAAGTTCCCAGTTGTGTTCTAGGCGACGGCAGTTGGGTTAGGCCTACACTTCCTTATTTCCAGGAAGTTGGAGTAGGAGCCAAGTTCGAACAGTGGGAGAGATGGAGCCCCCTCTCTTCGTGGGAATCCTGAGTCCTCTTCCTCCATTCCTCAGAACCTCAACTATGAATTTTTGCAAAAAGAGATGTTTATGTGACAGACCAAGCCTGGGCTGCCCAGAGATAAGACTGGGTTTGGGATGGGGCAGAAGTTGGATGGAAGAGGGCTCCACAGGAGGGACGGGACTAAGAGGCTTGAGGGCAAAGCTAGCTGGGAGCTCAATAGCCCATCTAGCCATAGGGGTGGATCTCTGGTTGCCCAAGAACAGACAACCCAGGTTACATAATTTGGCTCTTTCCGCCTCCTTCCGCCGCATCTAATTTTAGCAACCGAAATTCCCTCCCCCACAGGGCTTTTCCTCCATCCATCCTGCTTCTCTCTTCTACCTTCGGTCTCCTCATGGTCCCCAGCCCTAGCTGCCCCCTACTCGCTCTTTCAGTGACTCAGCAAAGGGAAAGCCCTGTGTTAGGTGGAGGGGGTGTCAAGTGGGGAGAAGGATGTGGTTCTGCTTGGTTagctgggggtggtggtggtggagggaaACTGGTTTTGTTCCCTTTTTTGGCCTATGTTCACATCTGTTTCTCCAGCCACAGAATGCAGAGTGGACAGAACCCCAGTGTAGGGAGCAGAGTGATGAGGCTGGGGTAAACTAGGCTTTCTGAGGGCTGACCTCGAGAGTAGGCAAGCAGAGGGCTTCTGGTCTCCAGTTGATGGCACATATCAGTGCGTGCGTGTTTGTTGCAGTTGTGTAGGAGCTGTGGGTTTCGGCTGGCGGGTGGGAAAGGAGATGTCATGGGTGATGAAAACCATACTGATGGAAAAAGGCAGAGGAGACTCTGGGAGTGAGACGTGGAACCAGGTCTTATTAGGAAATGGCAGAGTCAAGAGCAGCGGTAGAGGCCCATTTGCCACCACCCCCGCTAGTTACAAGTTTCGCTCCCACCCATATCCTCTCCACGTGGCATGTGCCTCTTCCTTTTGCGTCCCCATCCCTGACCTTACCCTTCCTCCTGCCCACCCCTGAGCCTGCATCCCCACAGTTTCTTGTTCTTTCACTAGAGTTACTTGAGGGCTTCTGCATGGCGATTGAGGGCCTGAGAAAGGGCTGTCACAGCTCCCATTACACGACCCAGCTCCCAGGTCTCAATCTGGCTCCGGAATCGCTGCAGGAATCGGTCAGGGTGCCAGCGAACCTGCTGAACCCTCAAGTACCTTCTTAGAGCTCCCTGTTCCTCCAATGGGGGGCCCCTGGCCACCAGAGCTGCAGCCATGGCCTCCGGGTCCCCTCCCCCAGGGCAGGGCCAGGGCACATCGCCAAAGCGCCAGAGGCTgccccttcccacccctctgggCTGCTCTGCCCTGGGCCCAGCCCTGGTTGGCTCAGGCCCTTGGTCCCCTTGAGCCTCCTGGGCCCTCCTGGCTCGGCTCTCACGCAGTTCTTCTTCCTTGGCTCGGGCTCGCTCTCTGAAGAGACGCTGTTCTTCCTCCTGTTGTCGCCAGCTGTGACTGGAAGTCTCAGCTCTTGGGGGTCGGCAGGATCCCTCTGCTTCCCGATGCTGCTGTTGGCGCTTCTGGGCATGTTCCCGGGCCAGGCGATCTGACCAGGCTGAGAAGGACTCGGGTTCCTGGGTCTCACGGGAAGCATCATCTGGTTGGGAAGGGAGATGGGATAGTTGAAGAAAGGCTGTGAGAAGATGATGGGGCAGGAGAGGCAAGGAAGTATGGTGGGGGCGGGGGGAAGGCAGAGGAACCCAGGGTGAAGTGTTCATGCAGGGGGACTGAAAAAATGACCGATGGGGGAAGAGTAACTGTGAAAGGCGATAAATTCCTCACCTTCAAACCTCCCAATGACCTCCTGCCACTCATCCTCCAGCTCGCCTTGCAGCTTCTGCCTCCATTCCCGCTCTTTGGAAgcctcatcttcttcctcctcttcagcAGAATCCCATGGGGGGCCCCAACCCAGAATTTGCCCAGGAGTCTCCCCATCCTTATTCTTTATTCCCATGGCAGAGGGACAGCGACTCAGCAGTGGTAGGAAGAAGTCTGTGTAAGCTATGGGTGGGGAAAAAACAGCAGAAATTAGCAGGGACTCCAAACCTCAGCAGGACCTCAATCTTGGAATTATGCTAGTTACTCATACTTCCTTGGTTTAGCACAACAGAAAGGATGGCCCATCTGGATGCCTCTTgaatattaggaagaaaacatCCCTAACAAATATTCACTGTTAGTTTACAGGCACTCACTCTAAGACTGATAGTTTAAAATGCTCTGACCTGGGTTCCCACAAACTATTTTGGTGGGCTCAGAGTTCTACTGTGtcaaatgacatttaaaaaaaaattttttttttttttgtagttgtagatggacagaatgcctttattttgtttatttttatgtggtactgaggatcgaacccagtgcctcaggcatgctaggcaagtgctctacactgagctacagccctagcccatcAAATGACATTTTTGGGATCTGTCTCTAGTTAGGGTTACATCAAAGTCCTTTCACTGTATTTTTACTTTTGGCTTGAAAATGCTGTCACTACATATCCCCTGTTGTGTTTCTCACCCCCAAATTATAGATCAGACTGGCAAAATATCTGAAAGCCCTATTCTGTACCACTATAAATACATAACTATATTTCACAtcacttttttattattaaagcaagtttatttatttatttattttgcagttgtggggattgaacccagggcctctcatatgctaggtaagcactctactactgagcaacatccccagtccctcatatcactttttaatatattgaataaaatacatgttttcaggGTAATTTCTCTCAGCTAGCCTTCCCCAAGAGACAACAGAAATGAAGCAAAGGCCAGCAATGAGTTGATCCACATAAATGTGTTCAGGAGCCAGGcagatggcacatacctgtaatcctagccactcaagaggctaaggcaggagaagcacaagtttgaggccagtctgggcaacttagcaagatcttatctcaaaataaaaataaaaaagctggagatgtaactcagtggtagtacagtgcttgccaaacatgtgtaaagccctgggttcaactggAAAAAACAAGCTCTTTCCAAATGACTACTCACCTAAGGCAGTGTAAGGGGCCTAAGACACAGAGCCTCTCTCAGGAGCTGGTAGGAAGTAGAACAGGGACTGACATTCCCAAGCATCCCTTTCCCTGAACCTTGACCTCACTACGTATGTTCCAGGGCAAGTAGAGTGCAGTGCTGCTTGTTTCACTCCAACCCAGGCACCCTATTCTGGGACAAGCTCATCTTCTGTGGCCACCAAACACCTCTTTCGCTCAGAGGACAAAGGGAGGTAAGTGAGGCagcctcccttcctgtgaacctactTTTTCCTAGGGTAGGAGAAATGGGTCAGCAGGCCTTACATCTTTATTTGGTGGTGCTAGAAAGAACTGCTTCCCTGGCAGAAGGATGGCACAGGGAAAGGATTGACGTGTCACTACCAGAAAGGCAAGGAAACAAATGGGTCCATCTTTGGTTAGCTAAGGCCCCCAAACTACTCAAACTATATCAGGGCGAGGGGAATGGGCACTTCTCCTTAGTATTGCTGCTGTGACCTGTCACAAGCCCTCTTGACTTCCCACCCAGCAAGTACTTGGTCCTGTCTCTCAACTGCTTATTCCCACCAGGGCTCACTGcaggggtgtgtatgtgtgttcctTAGacttgcacattttttttttttaattcatagatttttcttttttcttcttcttcttttttttttaatggtaccagggattgaactcaggggcattcaaccactgagacacatccctggccctattttgtattttatttagagacagggtctactgagttgcttagtgccatgctgttgctgaggctggctttgaactcacgatcctcctgcctcagcctctttagcagctggaattacaggaatgCGTCACTATACCTGGCTAATTCATAGATTTTTAAGGAGTAAGGCTTCCAATTAGAAAAACATGATCAGTAAAATGTGCTACAGAATATCCTACAATCACTATAAATGATGTTTGTTTGTGAAAAGAGCTGGCTACAAAACTGCTTATGGGATCTGATAACTGTTAAAaatagagacacacacacacacacacacacacacacacacacgagagagagagagagagagagagagagagagagagagagagagagagaaaggggggggggagggagagacccaTCAAGTTGGGTgtatgcctatagtcccagctactcaggaggctggaaCTAAGAAGGATCTTTTAAGCCCAGAAAGACCAGCTTGGGTGACATAGTGAGAACCCATCTCTAaacaaacaatttaaaaaaagaaagaaaaaaaaagagacaaaaatcataTAATTGAAGAAAACAGacggaaaaaaagtaaaaattctcaTCTCTGAATAGTAAGACTACTGGGTTTCCTTccaattttatttaattgataTTTTAATGTGAAAGGGCTAGACTAAATAGAAGACttctttactttttaaagaaGGAATAAATAAGAGCTACTAATAGTTTATTGCTAAATTATAGCTATTAACAGTTTCCAGTCCTGTCCTGGTGTACATTAATGCATACATATGATAAATTTACTCAAAGATATGTGAGCCACACTATACATATTATTtgacaactttttttttcatttaatatctCATTCATATTTTTCCACAGAAATACAAAATCCACTTCATTCTTTTTGATGACTGTGTAGTTAGTGTTCCATTGTGTGTACAAATCTCCTCACCCCTGACAGACTTTGTTTTCAAAACtattgtttttatacatatatctcTGGGGACTTGTGACAGTATTTGCGTGGGATAGATTTTCAGAAGTGGAATTTCTGAGTCAGtcaaaaaaaatgtgcaaaaccaaaaagaaaaggaaaaaaggcaTATATGCAATTCTTCTAAATTGTTTTCAATATTTGTTTGTGCCAAGAATACATAAATAAGCCTGTTTTCCTTTGCCAAAAATGTTATCATCTttccttaaaatttatttttaattggtgcgttatagttatacataaaagtggaattcattgcctcacacatgctaggtaggcaagtactctaccactgagccacaatcccagccccccaattttaattttttattttcaaacaggGTCTTGccttattgctgaggctggcctcaaacttgcaatcctcctgccttagcctcccaagtcactgggattacaggcctgcattaCTATGCCTGCTAcatcatcattttatttttaaagaaataaaactatcACAGATAAAGCTGACTTTCTTTGATACTGCCTTCTAAGTTTTATTTATGGGAAGGGGTTACAGAatctaattatttatttttaaatttacatacacacacacacacacacactttagttGTTGacagtttttaagtttttaaaaagttttttaaaaatttatttattattttttagtagtagttggacacgatagctttatttcacttatttatttatatgtggtgctgccaGGATTttgcaaatgcgaggagagtactctactgctgagccacaaccccagcctcaagttgttttttttttaaatatttttatcttttagttgtagttggacacaatacctttattttatttatttatgtgtgatgctgaggatcaaacccagggcctcacatgtgctaggcgagagctttgccactgagccacaaccccagacccaaccccaagtttaaaaaaaattttttttgtagttgtagatgggcagaatgcctttctttatttatatttttatatttattttttagttgtagttggacacaatacctttatttcacttatttatttttatgtggtgctgaggatggaacctagtgtctcacgcatgctaggcaagcactctacctctgagctatagccccagcccaatagacctttattttatttatttatatgtagtgctgacaattgaaccaagtgcctcacacatgctaggcaagcactctaccactgagctacaactgcagcccTAGAATTTACTTTTATAAGAAACAAAGTCTCACTATACTGTCTAGGCTGGCCCCAAATTCTtgggctcaaatgatcctccAAGTAGCTAGTACTGTAGAGGATCACCACATGCTTAGCTCTGGAATTTCAAGTTAGGTGTGAGGTAGGACTCTTTTTTCCTCTAGATAAGCCAAATGTTTCAACAtcatttattaaacattttatattCTTCTAGCATTTGAAATGCCACCTTTATCATCAATTTATCAGTATAGATCAATGTTTCCCAGTGTTCATTAATTAATATGTTGTACATccatactagaaaaaaaaaatgaaaaacttttgTGGAATAAAAAATTTACTTTGTCTTAGTGATGGAGGCACTTGCTCCTTCCTTATCCATAAAAAGGCATGATTTCTACCTTACAGGTACAGACATACTAACTGGtaaaaagaatgcaatgtttttcttttttgtggtgctgcggATCAAAACAAGGTTCTTGCACATACTATCAATGAGCCACACCCTAGCCCTGAACATAATTTCTAAAAATGCAAGTATCACAGATGGGCAGAGTAGTGTATGCTTATTATCCCAACTTTTTGGGAGACGAAGGTGGGAGGATCATTTAAGCCCAGAAGCTCAAGACCAGCctatttaaaaagacaaaaaagtagTATCAAAATTTTATACTGATTGAAGATTAACTGAGGCCCAGAGGAGGAAAAGGTAAAAGTCGGTGAGGTAGTCAGAGAGGGCTTCAAGAAGGAGGTTGGGCTTGAGCTGGTAAGGGAGGATAACGCTTAGCAAAGTGGAAATTAGGAAAGCAACATTTAAGAGACAAACAGATTTGTGAAAGATGTGTTTAGGGTCATTGAAGGCAGAgagccacatagctggagtcatgGGTCTGTGGCTAGGCAGCAAGAGGTAAGGCTAGAAAGGCAAGTAGAACATAAACCGGATGCTTAGTCATTGTAAAATGGGGTCAAAGCTTGTTTCTACTGCACAGATCAAAGTGAGTAATTGATGTTGAATGTATGGTACTATGTTAGCACAGAGCAGAAGTGCAGTGAAtgttatatttaaaaaagaagaaacagactGGCTTTGAGTTTTATTCGTTTTGTAAAAGACTGAGAAAATGACCCCCTGCTTCTCAGTGTTCACTAATTCTTGTTCTATGTAAAGGATGGTTATTGTTTCATTAAGGTGTGTTTACTTAGGGGGTAATCTGGCAGCTAATACCACTTTCCCATTAAGTGATGGGTTCTAAAAGAAGTCATCCAAAGCCTAAAAGGTAGGAGCCCTTCACTTGCATCTTACTGGGTATAACTCAGCCAGCTGTTCCAGCATGAACTCGAGCATCCCTCAGACTTAACATGGgaattaggggaaaaaaatcctgGCAGGGGATTATGGGCCATTTAATCTGTTCAAAGAAGATCCTTTCATTTTACTAAGGCAGGTGGTTTCTAAAATAGTTGGCTGAATGAGAAGGGCCTTCTAACACAGGTATTAGAAGGCCACCTCGTGGCAGAGCTGGCAAGGGACTGGGGGAAATAAATCCTGAGAGGATACCAAGTTATGGGAGTGAAAGCGGTTGTCCCCCTTTAGAATCCAATCACCTCACAGCTATGAGATTTCAGGCTAGTTCCTAACCTCTGGGCCCccctttcctcatctgtaaattgtATAATATCAATCTTACATGCTTCTTAGAATTCAGTATAATGAAGGAAATGTCTACCACATCATTACAGACATTTTTATTACTGAAAAAGCCTTAAcgaattatataaaaataacataCATATCATTTAGGGGGTGTCAAAACTGCACCAAATGTTTGGCTCACTTACTCATCACAATTCCCATTTTAGAGAGGCAAATTAGGCTCAGAGGTTATGTTGCACGTCT
This region of Callospermophilus lateralis isolate mCalLat2 chromosome 6, mCalLat2.hap1, whole genome shotgun sequence genomic DNA includes:
- the Nfkbil1 gene encoding NF-kappa-B inhibitor-like protein 1 isoform X2, producing MASTSRRQRRERRFRRYLSAGRLVRAQALLQRHPGLDVDAGQPPPLHRACARHDAPALCLLLRLGADPAHQDRHGDTALHAAARQGPDAYTDFFLPLLSRCPSAMGIKNKDGETPGQILGWGPPWDSAEEEEEDEASKEREWRQKLQGELEDEWQEVIGRFEDDASRETQEPESFSAWSDRLAREHAQKRQQQHREAEGSCRPPRAETSSHSWRQQEEEQRLFRERARAKEEELRESRARRAQEAQGDQGPEPTRAGPRAEQPRGVGRGSLWRFGDVPWPCPGGGDPEAMAAALVARGPPLEEQGALRRYLRVQQVRWHPDRFLQRFRSQIETWELGRVMGAVTALSQALNRHAEALK
- the Nfkbil1 gene encoding NF-kappa-B inhibitor-like protein 1 isoform X1 translates to MNNPSPQVPEEEASTSVCRPKSSMASTSRRQRRERRFRRYLSAGRLVRAQALLQRHPGLDVDAGQPPPLHRACARHDAPALCLLLRLGADPAHQDRHGDTALHAAARQGPDAYTDFFLPLLSRCPSAMGIKNKDGETPGQILGWGPPWDSAEEEEEDEASKEREWRQKLQGELEDEWQEVIGRFEDDASRETQEPESFSAWSDRLAREHAQKRQQQHREAEGSCRPPRAETSSHSWRQQEEEQRLFRERARAKEEELRESRARRAQEAQGDQGPEPTRAGPRAEQPRGVGRGSLWRFGDVPWPCPGGGDPEAMAAALVARGPPLEEQGALRRYLRVQQVRWHPDRFLQRFRSQIETWELGRVMGAVTALSQALNRHAEALK